Proteins encoded in a region of the Pseudomonas putida genome:
- the pstC gene encoding phosphate ABC transporter permease subunit PstC: MNTPFAIPDNPDSACQPPSAKDFLVDRTFRALARIGVVLVLALVFALVYEVGRKALPGIEKHGFDVLFGSVWDVNQGKYGILPAIWGTLYSALIALLIAGFFGVSMAIFLTQDFLPAKLAAVFRTIVELLAAIPSVVYGLWGIYVVIPAIRPLTAWLNSELGWIPFFGTSLSGPGLLPAALVLAIMILPTIAAVSQDALTSVPMKTKQAAYGMGTTHWEAILKVMVPSAATGIFGSLVLGLGRALGETMALAMLVGNANTISLSLFAPANTLAALLALNFPEAGPNEVEVLMYAALVLMFITLLVNVLGSMIMLYAQRGNKQ; this comes from the coding sequence ATGAACACACCCTTTGCCATACCGGATAACCCAGACTCCGCGTGCCAGCCACCGTCTGCGAAAGACTTCCTGGTCGATCGCACCTTCCGTGCGCTTGCGCGCATTGGTGTGGTGCTGGTGCTGGCGCTGGTCTTCGCGCTGGTCTACGAAGTGGGCCGCAAGGCACTGCCTGGCATCGAAAAGCACGGCTTTGACGTGCTGTTTGGCAGCGTCTGGGACGTCAACCAAGGCAAGTACGGTATTCTGCCAGCGATCTGGGGTACGCTTTACAGCGCCTTGATCGCCCTGTTGATCGCCGGTTTCTTCGGCGTCAGCATGGCCATTTTCCTTACCCAGGATTTTCTTCCGGCCAAGCTCGCCGCGGTGTTTCGCACCATCGTCGAGCTGCTCGCCGCCATCCCCAGCGTGGTCTATGGCCTGTGGGGCATCTATGTGGTCATCCCGGCAATTCGCCCGCTGACCGCCTGGTTGAACAGCGAGCTGGGCTGGATCCCGTTTTTCGGTACCTCCCTCAGTGGCCCCGGCCTGCTGCCAGCGGCGCTGGTACTGGCGATCATGATCCTGCCGACCATCGCTGCGGTTTCCCAGGATGCGCTGACCAGCGTGCCGATGAAAACCAAGCAGGCTGCCTATGGCATGGGGACTACCCATTGGGAAGCCATCCTCAAGGTGATGGTGCCATCGGCCGCTACCGGCATCTTCGGATCGCTGGTGCTGGGCCTGGGCCGTGCGCTGGGTGAAACCATGGCGCTGGCCATGCTGGTCGGCAACGCCAACACCATTTCCCTTTCCTTGTTCGCCCCGGCCAATACCCTGGCGGCGCTGTTGGCGCTGAACTTCCCGGAGGCCGGCCCCAACGAGGTCGAAGTGCTGATGTACGCGGCACTGGTGCTGATGTTCATCACGCTGCTGGTGAACGTGCTCGGCTCGATGATCATGCTCTACGCCCAGCGGGGTAACAAACAATGA
- the pstS gene encoding phosphate ABC transporter substrate-binding protein PstS has translation MKRLMKSAALAVAVSLCATSAAFAAENVRLTGSGASFPAPIYLTWFKDFSKNTAGVTVDYQSKGSGAGVQDFLNKTVDFAASDSAMSEADIAKVGEGVQLLPMTAGEIVLAYNLPGNPKGLKLPRDVYSNIFLGKITQWNDPQIAAANPELKLPATPITVVVRADSSGTTAVFTKHLSAINADFKQGLGEGNTVNWPATDKFIKSPKNDGVTATVRQTPGAIGYIEYGFAKLAKVDFAVLQNKAGQYVVPNAESGAEALAAVNMPENLVAWLPDPDGAKSYPITSYTWMIFRKDNGNPEKAKAMREMVEYSLTKGQTIADSMGYIPLPASVVDQVRKASANIQ, from the coding sequence ATGAAACGCCTGATGAAGTCTGCTGCACTCGCCGTTGCGGTTTCCCTTTGCGCCACTTCGGCAGCCTTTGCTGCAGAAAACGTCCGCCTGACTGGTTCCGGCGCCAGCTTCCCTGCACCGATCTACCTGACCTGGTTCAAGGACTTCAGCAAGAACACCGCTGGCGTCACCGTTGACTACCAGTCCAAAGGGAGCGGGGCGGGTGTTCAGGACTTCCTGAACAAAACCGTCGACTTCGCCGCCAGCGACTCGGCCATGAGCGAAGCAGACATTGCCAAGGTTGGCGAAGGCGTGCAGTTGCTGCCAATGACCGCCGGTGAAATCGTCCTGGCTTACAACCTGCCGGGCAACCCGAAAGGGCTGAAGCTGCCGCGCGATGTGTATTCCAACATTTTCCTCGGCAAGATCACCCAGTGGAACGACCCGCAAATCGCCGCGGCCAACCCTGAGCTGAAACTGCCTGCCACCCCGATTACCGTGGTCGTGCGTGCCGACTCCAGCGGTACCACTGCGGTCTTCACCAAGCACCTGTCGGCCATCAACGCTGACTTCAAGCAAGGGTTGGGTGAAGGCAACACCGTCAACTGGCCGGCCACCGACAAGTTCATCAAGTCGCCGAAAAACGATGGCGTAACCGCCACCGTCCGCCAGACCCCAGGTGCCATCGGCTACATCGAGTACGGCTTCGCCAAGCTGGCCAAGGTCGACTTCGCCGTGCTGCAGAACAAGGCTGGCCAATACGTCGTGCCGAATGCCGAGAGCGGTGCCGAAGCACTGGCTGCGGTGAACATGCCGGAAAACCTGGTGGCTTGGCTGCCGGACCCGGATGGCGCCAAGTCCTACCCGATCACTTCCTACACCTGGATGATCTTCCGCAAGGACAACGGCAACCCGGAAAAGGCCAAGGCCATGCGTGAAATGGTCGAGTACAGCCTGACCAAAGGCCAGACCATCGCCGACTCGATGGGTTACATCCCGCTGCCTGCTTCGGTCGTCGACCAGGTGCGTAAAGCGTCCGCCAACATCCAGTAA
- the ppk2 gene encoding polyphosphate kinase 2 — MTATEHALMRRIHRELLDHSDEELELELAEGGHDLNALFDEHVEDGSEKAARRTYFRELFRLQGELVKLQSWVVKTGHKVVILFEGRDAAGKGGVIKRITQRLNPRVCRVAALPAPNDRERTQWYFQRYVPHLPAAGEIVLFDRSWYNRAGVEKVMGFCNDDQYEEFFRTVPEFERMLARSGIQLIKYWFSISDQEQHLRFLSRLHDPLKQWKLSPMDLESRRRWEAYTKAKEIMLERTHIAEAPWWVVQADDKKKARLNCIHHLLGQMPYEEVEVPMIELPQRVRKEDYIRNPTPMDIIVPQIY; from the coding sequence ATGACCGCCACAGAACACGCCTTGATGCGGCGCATCCACCGCGAACTGCTTGACCACAGCGATGAAGAACTGGAGCTGGAACTGGCCGAAGGCGGCCATGACCTGAATGCGCTGTTTGATGAACATGTCGAGGATGGCAGCGAAAAAGCCGCACGCAGGACTTACTTTCGCGAGCTGTTCCGCCTGCAAGGGGAATTGGTAAAGCTGCAAAGCTGGGTGGTCAAGACCGGCCACAAGGTGGTAATCCTGTTCGAGGGCCGTGACGCGGCTGGCAAAGGTGGCGTGATCAAGCGCATCACCCAGCGCCTCAACCCCCGTGTCTGTCGGGTGGCCGCCCTGCCCGCCCCCAATGATCGCGAACGCACGCAATGGTACTTCCAGCGTTATGTTCCGCATTTGCCGGCGGCAGGCGAAATCGTGCTGTTCGACCGCAGCTGGTACAACCGTGCCGGCGTGGAAAAGGTCATGGGCTTTTGCAACGACGACCAGTACGAGGAGTTTTTCCGCACGGTACCGGAGTTCGAACGCATGCTCGCCCGCTCAGGCATCCAGCTGATCAAGTACTGGTTTTCCATTTCCGACCAGGAACAACACCTGCGCTTTCTCAGCCGCCTGCACGACCCGCTCAAGCAATGGAAGCTCAGCCCCATGGACCTGGAGTCACGCCGGCGCTGGGAGGCCTACACCAAGGCCAAGGAAATCATGCTCGAACGCACCCACATCGCCGAGGCACCCTGGTGGGTGGTACAGGCCGACGACAAGAAAAAAGCCCGGCTCAACTGCATCCACCACCTGCTGGGGCAAATGCCTTATGAAGAAGTGGAGGTGCCGATGATCGAGCTGCCGCAACGGGTCAGGAAGGAGGACTACATTCGCAACCCGACGCCGATGGATATCATCGTGCCGCAGATTTATTGA
- a CDS encoding MAPEG family protein — protein sequence MSGALQVYALCVVVLFLKMLLVSCYQGYHRLRFVAFTNPEDAAVFKRAAQATERPQVLRAAKAWANDLENIPSFFALGGLAIALDTPAALGAWLSIVFTCARALHTWAYLAGVQPWRTLFYGVGVVCLLGLCAIIVLKVLKGLLH from the coding sequence ATGAGCGGTGCCTTGCAGGTGTACGCGTTGTGCGTGGTCGTGCTGTTTCTCAAGATGTTGTTGGTTTCCTGTTATCAGGGCTATCACCGCTTGCGTTTCGTGGCCTTCACCAACCCGGAGGACGCCGCTGTATTCAAACGCGCCGCACAGGCCACGGAACGCCCGCAGGTGTTGCGTGCAGCCAAGGCATGGGCCAATGACCTGGAAAATATCCCGTCCTTCTTCGCCCTTGGTGGCTTGGCCATCGCCCTCGACACACCGGCGGCGCTCGGTGCCTGGTTAAGCATCGTGTTCACCTGCGCCAGGGCCCTGCACACTTGGGCCTATCTGGCGGGGGTGCAGCCCTGGCGAACGCTGTTCTATGGCGTCGGGGTGGTCTGCCTGTTGGGCTTGTGCGCAATCATCGTGCTGAAGGTACTGAAGGGTTTGCTTCACTGA
- a CDS encoding DUF2834 domain-containing protein codes for MGLRICALAVLMLFSLYTGWTMLIAEQSLLAFGLALLSRPDTAQVVIDLYLMAGLACLWMVKDNRLRGSAGVAVLPYLLLTVVFVSLGPLLYLVIRGVAGGRQP; via the coding sequence ATGGGCTTGCGTATCTGCGCGCTGGCAGTGCTGATGCTGTTTTCGCTGTATACCGGCTGGACGATGCTGATTGCCGAGCAATCACTGCTGGCGTTCGGGCTGGCGCTGTTGTCCCGGCCGGACACTGCCCAGGTAGTCATCGACCTGTACCTCATGGCGGGGCTGGCTTGCCTGTGGATGGTCAAAGACAACCGACTACGGGGCAGTGCCGGCGTCGCGGTGCTGCCTTACCTGCTGCTGACCGTTGTCTTCGTTTCGCTGGGGCCGTTGTTGTACCTGGTGATACGAGGCGTTGCCGGAGGGCGACAGCCATGA
- a CDS encoding helix-turn-helix transcriptional regulator: protein MNQHLFHRNSPAPHTSAGQHLRHLRRQASLSQLDLALLAGLSQRHLSCVETGRARASPSTLHALLSALGAPLELCNEVFVAAGYAPRYAASPLDAPELALVQAAIEHILQVNNPAPAIVIDSNWDVIAANTSTGLLLAMAGVTAQPATGLNLLQTLLCPGGLGDHLANAQEIRSAAWQRASREAAGNPALAERLGKLPIPGSPLETAATPVLLTRVHSPYGELRFLSTFTTFGMPLDITVESLRIEHLIPADPQTRQRMQAAFEQWSAVTA from the coding sequence ATGAATCAGCACCTGTTCCATCGCAATAGCCCTGCCCCACATACTTCGGCAGGCCAGCATCTACGCCACCTGCGTCGGCAGGCCAGCCTCAGCCAGCTGGACCTGGCGCTGCTGGCGGGGCTGTCGCAGCGCCATCTGAGCTGCGTGGAGACCGGCCGCGCCAGGGCCAGCCCGAGCACCTTGCATGCGCTGCTTTCGGCCCTTGGCGCGCCGTTGGAGCTGTGCAATGAAGTGTTCGTCGCTGCCGGCTACGCGCCCCGCTACGCGGCCTCGCCACTCGATGCGCCCGAGTTGGCGCTGGTGCAAGCCGCCATTGAACACATCCTGCAGGTCAACAACCCCGCACCTGCGATCGTCATCGACAGCAACTGGGACGTCATCGCCGCCAATACCAGTACCGGGCTCTTGTTGGCGATGGCCGGCGTTACAGCACAGCCGGCCACAGGCCTCAACCTGCTGCAGACACTGCTCTGCCCCGGCGGCCTGGGCGATCATCTGGCCAATGCGCAAGAAATTCGCAGCGCTGCCTGGCAACGTGCGTCCAGGGAGGCGGCAGGCAACCCGGCGCTGGCAGAGCGCTTGGGCAAACTGCCGATTCCGGGCAGCCCGCTCGAAACGGCTGCCACACCAGTGCTGCTGACGCGTGTGCATAGCCCCTATGGCGAGCTGAGGTTCCTGTCCACGTTCACCACCTTCGGCATGCCGCTGGATATCACGGTGGAATCACTGCGCATCGAACACCTGATCCCCGCCGACCCACAGACCCGGCAGAGGATGCAGGCGGCGTTCGAGCAATGGTCGGCCGTTACAGCGTGA
- a CDS encoding 2-keto-4-pentenoate hydratase has protein sequence MNSSLFVHQRTAALLMQHWRSGDLLTELPASLKPETLKQGYDSQDQLFAAAAGQRAGWKLGVGSPAAMRAANLSRPLIGQLEAGRCHADGAHIQLPAITPVTIECEIAFVLDRDIPPQAGRAPVSEDIRATCVTFEVVRSRFVDRKAVGWPSFVADNVGFEALVVGSSLGAGIAVPLLADLAETTEVHVDGELRARGLSGEAATDPRVSLAHLYAHAAERGETLKAGDVVTTGAMCQPFDLDGTGYRISARFLGQVLSFTL, from the coding sequence ATGAACAGTTCGCTCTTCGTACACCAACGCACCGCAGCCCTGTTAATGCAGCACTGGCGCAGTGGTGACCTGCTGACGGAACTGCCCGCCAGCCTCAAGCCTGAGACGTTGAAGCAAGGTTATGACAGCCAGGACCAGTTGTTTGCCGCTGCCGCTGGCCAGCGCGCAGGTTGGAAGCTGGGCGTCGGCAGCCCCGCAGCCATGCGAGCAGCCAACTTGTCGCGGCCACTGATTGGCCAGCTGGAGGCGGGGCGTTGTCATGCGGATGGCGCACACATCCAACTGCCGGCCATTACACCGGTGACCATCGAGTGCGAGATCGCCTTCGTGCTTGACCGTGATATCCCGCCACAAGCTGGGCGGGCCCCGGTCAGTGAGGACATCCGCGCTACCTGCGTCACCTTCGAAGTGGTGCGCTCGCGCTTTGTCGACCGCAAGGCGGTCGGCTGGCCGAGCTTTGTGGCAGACAACGTAGGCTTCGAGGCGCTGGTGGTCGGCAGCAGCCTGGGCGCAGGCATCGCTGTACCGCTGTTGGCCGACCTGGCCGAAACCACCGAGGTGCACGTAGACGGTGAATTGCGGGCGCGTGGCCTGTCGGGCGAAGCGGCGACCGACCCGCGGGTGTCACTGGCCCACCTTTATGCACATGCCGCCGAACGCGGCGAGACCTTGAAGGCAGGTGATGTGGTGACCACGGGGGCCATGTGCCAGCCCTTTGACCTGGATGGAACCGGGTATCGGATAAGCGCCAGGTTCCTTGGCCAGGTGCTGTCGTTCACGCTGTAA
- a CDS encoding LysR family transcriptional regulator, translating to MTPSLNSIMSRLHARHLRLLIELDEHRSLLGAAGSVGLTQPGASKALQEIETTFGTVLFNRTNRGLEPTAAGHCAIRYARVVQTDIANLRHDLDAILRGVGGRLAVGAIMGAVPLLMKAVSQLAGIQPQMSFEIIEDTSQSLLAQIESGRLDIALCRTSVSNTPQLFASTFVQDETLAVIANIDHPLKHAASLSLAELAESRWIVYRANMPMRVQLEREFHDAGLRFPLHLVETTSILATLSLLQNRPDFVALVSIDVARQCAMNQQVSILPLSMGSVSDPYELVTRKGSQATPAMDKLSELLLLQGRQCNNS from the coding sequence ATGACCCCCTCGCTCAATTCGATCATGTCCCGCCTGCACGCCCGCCACCTGCGCTTGTTGATCGAGCTGGACGAGCACCGCTCGCTGCTCGGTGCAGCAGGCAGCGTCGGGCTTACCCAGCCTGGTGCCAGCAAGGCATTGCAGGAAATCGAAACCACCTTCGGCACCGTGCTGTTCAACCGCACCAACCGCGGGCTGGAGCCTACGGCCGCGGGGCACTGCGCCATCCGCTACGCCCGCGTGGTACAGACTGATATCGCCAACCTGCGGCATGACCTGGATGCCATCCTGCGTGGGGTTGGCGGCCGGCTGGCGGTGGGGGCGATCATGGGCGCCGTGCCGTTGCTGATGAAAGCCGTGTCTCAGCTGGCCGGCATCCAGCCGCAGATGTCGTTCGAAATCATCGAGGACACCAGCCAGTCATTGCTGGCGCAGATCGAGAGCGGCCGCCTGGACATCGCCCTGTGCCGCACCAGCGTCAGCAACACGCCACAGTTGTTCGCCAGCACCTTTGTCCAGGATGAGACGCTGGCGGTCATCGCCAACATCGACCACCCGTTAAAGCATGCGGCAAGCCTGAGCCTTGCCGAGCTGGCCGAGAGCCGCTGGATCGTGTACCGGGCCAACATGCCGATGCGCGTGCAACTGGAGCGCGAGTTCCACGATGCCGGGCTGCGCTTCCCGCTGCACCTGGTTGAAACCACCTCGATCCTGGCAACCTTGTCGTTGTTGCAAAACCGCCCTGACTTCGTCGCACTGGTGTCGATCGACGTGGCCCGGCAATGTGCGATGAATCAACAGGTCAGCATTCTGCCCCTGAGCATGGGCTCGGTCAGCGACCCCTACGAGCTGGTTACCCGTAAAGGCAGCCAGGCGACACCGGCCATGGACAAGCTCAGTGAACTGCTGCTGTTGCAGGGCCGACAGTGCAACAACAGTTAG
- a CDS encoding SfnB family sulfur acquisition oxidoreductase, which yields MPAPTVSANYEIRTPAAHIIRDDAEALAVAHQVAELLREGAAERDRNREVPADIVDAFSNSGLWGITVPRAYGGAEVSFATLARVIAIVSAADPSLGQIPQNHYCLLEDIRLQGTPEQQRYFYDLVLQGHRFANALSETGGKTVQDIRTRLVAEGDGYRIDGRKGYCTGSLYAHWLGVLALDEQDRAQLAFVQRGSAGLVIVDDWSSMGQRTTSSGTVLLDGLRVPAFNLFPSYRSYESPTLAGPFAQLTTAAIDAGIGRAALDDTLAFVREHARPWIDAQVDKASEDPLTIIQVGSLEIRQEAAEALLERAGQALDAAKPAPDENNVALASIAVAKAKVLTTEAAIEASNRLFELGGTRSSLTRHNLDRHWRNARVHTLHDPVRWKYHLVGNWALNGVKPPRHDWN from the coding sequence ATGCCTGCCCCTACCGTATCCGCCAACTACGAAATCCGCACGCCAGCGGCGCACATCATTCGCGATGACGCCGAGGCGCTTGCCGTCGCCCATCAAGTCGCCGAACTGCTGCGCGAGGGCGCAGCCGAACGCGACCGCAACCGCGAAGTACCGGCCGACATCGTCGACGCCTTTTCCAACAGCGGGCTATGGGGCATCACCGTGCCGCGGGCCTACGGTGGCGCCGAAGTATCGTTCGCCACGCTTGCCCGCGTGATCGCCATCGTCTCCGCTGCCGACCCATCCCTTGGGCAAATTCCGCAAAACCACTATTGCCTGCTCGAAGACATACGCCTGCAAGGCACGCCAGAGCAGCAACGCTACTTCTACGACCTGGTATTGCAAGGGCACCGATTTGCCAACGCCCTGTCGGAAACCGGCGGCAAAACCGTCCAGGACATTCGCACACGCCTGGTCGCCGAGGGCGATGGCTACCGCATCGACGGGCGCAAAGGCTACTGCACCGGCTCGCTGTACGCCCATTGGCTCGGCGTGCTGGCCCTGGACGAGCAGGACCGTGCCCAACTGGCCTTCGTGCAACGAGGCAGTGCCGGCCTGGTGATCGTCGATGACTGGAGCAGCATGGGCCAGCGCACCACGTCCAGCGGCACGGTGCTGCTCGACGGCCTGCGGGTGCCGGCATTCAACCTGTTCCCCAGCTACCGCTCCTACGAAAGCCCGACCCTCGCCGGCCCCTTCGCTCAGTTGACCACAGCGGCCATCGACGCCGGCATCGGCCGCGCAGCGCTGGACGACACCCTCGCCTTCGTGCGTGAGCATGCCCGGCCGTGGATCGATGCCCAGGTCGACAAGGCCAGCGAAGACCCATTGACCATCATCCAGGTCGGCTCGCTGGAGATTCGTCAGGAAGCCGCCGAAGCCCTGCTCGAACGTGCAGGCCAGGCCCTGGATGCGGCCAAACCCGCCCCTGATGAAAACAACGTGGCCCTGGCTTCGATTGCAGTGGCCAAGGCCAAGGTACTGACCACCGAGGCCGCCATCGAAGCCAGTAACCGCCTGTTCGAACTGGGCGGCACGCGCTCGTCGCTGACCCGGCACAATCTCGACCGCCACTGGCGCAACGCCCGCGTGCACACCCTGCACGACCCGGTGCGCTGGAAGTACCATCTGGTCGGTAACTGGGCACTGAACGGCGTCAAGCCGCCTCGCCATGACTGGAACTGA
- a CDS encoding methionine ABC transporter permease — MNDLLTNVDWAEIAQACLETLSMLGAALGFTVLFGLPLGVLLYLTGQRQLLAHGPLYRSLSVVVNVLRSLPFIILLIVLIPLTTLLTGTSLGVKGTIPPLVVGCTPFFARLVETALREVDGGLVEASQAMGGSIAQIIRYTLLPEARTGLIAAVTVTAIVLVDYTAMAGVIGGGGLGDLAIRFGYQRFQTDVMVVTVLLLILLVQVLQMSGDRLVRHFTRR; from the coding sequence ATGAATGACCTGCTGACCAACGTCGACTGGGCGGAAATCGCCCAGGCCTGCCTGGAAACGCTCAGCATGCTGGGCGCCGCACTGGGCTTTACCGTGCTCTTCGGCCTGCCCCTTGGCGTACTGCTGTACCTGACCGGGCAGCGCCAGTTACTGGCGCACGGCCCGCTGTACCGAAGCCTGTCGGTGGTGGTCAACGTGCTGCGCTCGCTGCCGTTCATCATCCTGCTGATCGTGCTGATTCCGCTGACCACCCTGCTGACCGGCACGTCGCTGGGCGTGAAGGGCACCATCCCGCCGCTGGTGGTCGGCTGCACGCCATTCTTCGCCCGCCTGGTAGAAACCGCACTGCGCGAAGTGGACGGTGGCCTGGTCGAAGCCAGCCAGGCCATGGGCGGCAGCATCGCGCAGATCATCCGCTACACCTTGCTGCCCGAAGCGCGCACCGGGCTGATCGCGGCGGTCACCGTCACCGCCATCGTGCTGGTCGACTACACCGCCATGGCCGGTGTGATCGGCGGCGGCGGCCTGGGCGACCTGGCGATCCGCTTCGGCTACCAACGCTTCCAGACCGATGTGATGGTGGTCACCGTGCTGCTACTGATCCTGCTGGTGCAGGTGCTGCAGATGAGCGGTGACCGCCTGGTAAGACACTTCACCCGCCGCTGA
- a CDS encoding MetQ/NlpA family ABC transporter substrate-binding protein — protein sequence MKNTLTALAAFLAFSAQAAEHLVVGATPVPHAEILEFVKPALAKQGVDLDIKVFNDFIQPNLQLAQKNLDANYYQYRPFLNDFNKTRHTDLVPVVGVHIEPFGAYSAKYKTLAELPDGASVAIPNDPVNTGRALVLLAEAGLLTLKDPANPQSTQRDITDNPHHLKIRELEGAMLARSVKQVDLAFVFANYALEAGIDTNSALIVEKGKDLYVEYLVARPDNLQDPGIQKLAKALNSPEVRNFILTRYKGQIAPGF from the coding sequence ATGAAAAACACCCTCACCGCCCTCGCCGCTTTCCTCGCCTTCAGTGCCCAGGCCGCCGAACACCTGGTGGTTGGCGCCACGCCGGTACCGCATGCGGAAATCCTCGAGTTCGTCAAACCGGCCCTGGCCAAGCAAGGGGTCGACCTGGACATCAAAGTGTTCAACGACTTCATCCAGCCCAACCTGCAACTGGCGCAGAAGAACCTGGACGCCAACTACTACCAGTACCGGCCATTCCTCAACGACTTCAACAAGACCCGGCACACCGACCTGGTGCCGGTGGTAGGCGTGCACATCGAGCCATTCGGCGCCTATTCGGCCAAGTACAAAACCCTTGCCGAGCTGCCCGACGGCGCCAGCGTCGCCATTCCCAACGACCCGGTGAACACTGGCCGTGCCCTGGTACTGCTGGCCGAGGCCGGGCTGCTCACGCTGAAAGACCCGGCCAACCCGCAGTCCACTCAGCGCGACATTACCGACAACCCCCACCACCTGAAGATCCGCGAACTGGAAGGCGCCATGCTGGCCCGCTCGGTGAAACAGGTCGACCTGGCCTTCGTTTTCGCCAACTACGCACTGGAGGCCGGCATCGATACCAACAGCGCGCTGATCGTTGAAAAAGGCAAGGACCTGTACGTGGAATACCTGGTCGCCCGCCCCGACAACCTGCAGGACCCGGGTATCCAGAAGCTGGCCAAGGCACTCAATTCCCCTGAAGTGCGCAACTTCATCCTGACCCGCTACAAAGGCCAGATCGCCCCTGGTTTCTGA
- a CDS encoding methionine ABC transporter ATP-binding protein produces the protein MSRYQQQIQPTDAHLCLRGIHKRYGAVSALDAIDLQVRRGEVFGIIGRSGAGKSSLLRLLNRLEAPSAGQVLIDGQDIAGLQGKPLHALRRKVAMIFQHFNLLANSTVAQNIELPMRMAGVPQAQRSARVAELLRLVGLAGRGGAYPAQLSGGQKQRVGIARALVLEPQILLCDEATSALDPESTQAILDLLRSINQRLGLTIVLITHEMQVIRDLCDRVAVLEQGRIVETGAVWEVFGNPQHAVSRTLLGEAAPAAQAIAADKRYLDLHYTGGKGLKPDLAAIGAALGDGVSLFSGTIAPIQGRFLGQLRLAIASATPDDELLRQARLLADRADWA, from the coding sequence ATGAGCCGTTACCAGCAGCAAATCCAGCCAACCGACGCGCACCTGTGCCTGCGCGGCATCCACAAACGCTATGGCGCCGTCAGCGCGCTCGACGCCATCGACCTGCAAGTGCGCCGGGGCGAGGTGTTCGGCATCATCGGCCGCAGCGGCGCGGGCAAGTCCTCGCTGCTTCGCCTGCTCAACCGCCTGGAAGCACCCAGCGCCGGCCAGGTACTGATCGACGGCCAGGACATCGCCGGGCTGCAAGGCAAGCCCTTGCACGCGCTGCGGCGCAAGGTGGCGATGATCTTCCAGCACTTCAACCTGCTGGCCAATAGCACGGTCGCCCAGAACATCGAGCTGCCAATGCGCATGGCCGGGGTGCCGCAAGCACAGCGCAGCGCCCGGGTGGCGGAGCTGTTGCGCCTGGTCGGCCTGGCCGGCCGTGGCGGCGCCTACCCCGCGCAACTGTCCGGCGGCCAGAAGCAGCGCGTCGGCATTGCTCGGGCGCTGGTGCTGGAGCCGCAGATTCTGCTGTGCGACGAAGCGACGTCGGCGCTGGACCCGGAAAGCACCCAGGCGATCCTCGACCTGCTGCGCAGCATCAACCAGCGGCTGGGCCTGACCATCGTCCTGATCACCCACGAAATGCAGGTAATCCGTGATCTGTGCGACCGTGTAGCGGTACTGGAACAAGGCCGCATCGTCGAAACGGGCGCGGTGTGGGAAGTGTTCGGCAACCCGCAGCACGCCGTCAGCCGCACGTTGCTCGGCGAGGCCGCGCCTGCAGCACAGGCCATTGCTGCCGACAAACGCTACCTCGACCTGCACTACACCGGCGGCAAAGGGCTGAAGCCCGATCTGGCGGCCATCGGTGCCGCGCTGGGCGATGGGGTGAGCCTGTTCTCGGGCACGATCGCCCCTATCCAGGGGCGGTTCCTTGGGCAACTGCGCCTGGCCATCGCCAGCGCGACGCCAGACGACGAGCTGTTGCGCCAGGCCAGGTTGCTGGCAGACCGCGCCGACTGGGCCTGA